In a genomic window of Lacrimispora sp. BS-2:
- a CDS encoding response regulator transcription factor: MKLFIIEDDIVLRTELISLLESYNYSCETSDNFKDIISEATGSNADLILLDINLPYYDGYHVCREIRKISDVPIMVVTSRNNDMDELMSMNLGADDFITKPYNIQILLARIGAILKRTNRINNSSEIEYKGFTLSMAKSTVYYETKEAELTKNELRILSVLMQNANSIISRDELMDELWQSDEFVDDNTLTVNVNRLRKKLEEIGAADLIKTKRGQGYMI; the protein is encoded by the coding sequence TTGAAGCTGTTTATCATAGAAGATGATATCGTTCTGAGAACAGAATTGATTTCGCTGCTTGAAAGCTATAATTATTCTTGTGAAACAAGCGATAACTTTAAAGATATTATTTCGGAAGCAACGGGATCCAATGCTGATTTGATTCTGCTTGATATCAATCTTCCTTATTATGATGGGTATCACGTGTGCCGGGAGATCCGCAAGATATCAGACGTGCCGATCATGGTTGTGACAAGCCGTAACAATGATATGGATGAACTGATGAGCATGAACCTGGGGGCAGATGATTTTATTACAAAGCCCTATAACATTCAGATCCTGCTTGCCAGGATCGGGGCAATACTCAAACGCACCAACCGGATAAATAATTCATCAGAAATAGAATATAAGGGTTTCACATTGTCAATGGCAAAAAGTACAGTTTATTACGAAACCAAAGAGGCCGAGCTTACGAAAAATGAATTGCGTATTCTCTCTGTTTTAATGCAAAACGCAAACAGCATCATTTCACGGGATGAATTGATGGATGAGCTCTGGCAGTCGGATGAATTTGTGGATGACAATACACTGACGGTTAATGTCAACCGTCTGCGCAAAAAACTGGAAGAAATAGGCGCTGCAGATTTAATAAAGACCAAACGTGGTCAAGGGTATATGATATGA
- a CDS encoding DUF6506 family protein, whose translation MFQACFETEKQISYVFTVGNFKEACDKITFLESEGVGAVELCGAFGEEGAQKLIELTNNKIAIGYVTHKPEQDQLFSDFFSSFGS comes from the coding sequence ATCTTTCAGGCTTGTTTTGAAACAGAGAAACAAATCAGCTATGTTTTTACAGTTGGAAATTTTAAAGAGGCATGCGATAAAATTACTTTCTTAGAAAGTGAAGGTGTTGGAGCAGTTGAATTATGCGGAGCCTTTGGTGAAGAAGGCGCGCAAAAATTAATAGAACTGACAAACAATAAAATCGCAATAGGCTATGTTACCCATAAGCCTGAACAGGATCAGTTGTTTTCTGATTTCTTTTCAAGCTTTGGTTCATGA
- a CDS encoding energy-coupling factor transporter transmembrane component T gives MEQLQAVASTKKGLYLDPRTKLLLMAVVATAEFLYNHTAFMIAVALIPFVLLLTNRQYKTAITFFVLFTTGLVVQAVQNNIQFPMVINMIIVLLVGLVLRLFPAFMMGAYFIKSTTASECVASLGRMHIGRQITIPLSVLFRFIPTMQEESAAIKDAMRMREVQFGTQKFWNNPTALIEYRFIPLMISVVKIGEDLSAAALTRGLDNPVKRTNITKIGFTLWDVLTLLMVAVMLFLTFFVIKW, from the coding sequence ATGGAACAGCTTCAAGCAGTTGCAAGCACAAAAAAAGGCCTTTACCTTGATCCCCGGACGAAGCTGCTGCTGATGGCCGTCGTTGCTACCGCTGAATTTTTGTATAATCATACCGCCTTTATGATTGCGGTGGCATTAATTCCTTTTGTGCTTTTACTTACAAACCGGCAGTATAAGACCGCTATTACCTTTTTTGTCCTGTTCACTACGGGACTGGTGGTGCAGGCGGTTCAAAATAACATCCAATTTCCTATGGTCATCAATATGATCATTGTGCTTCTGGTTGGACTGGTTCTACGGCTATTTCCTGCCTTTATGATGGGGGCGTATTTCATAAAATCCACCACAGCCAGCGAATGCGTTGCATCGCTGGGCCGGATGCACATCGGACGGCAGATTACCATTCCACTGTCTGTTCTGTTCCGTTTTATCCCCACCATGCAGGAAGAATCCGCAGCCATCAAGGATGCCATGCGAATGCGGGAGGTACAGTTTGGCACTCAAAAATTCTGGAATAACCCAACTGCCCTAATCGAGTACCGCTTTATCCCGCTGATGATTTCTGTAGTTAAAATAGGAGAAGATCTTTCAGCGGCAGCATTGACGCGTGGGCTGGACAATCCGGTAAAACGGACAAACATCACAAAAATCGGCTTTACACTCTGGGATGTACTTACCCTATTGATGGTTGCTGTTATGTTGTTTCTCACATTTTTTGTAATCAAGTGGTAA
- a CDS encoding MptD family putative ECF transporter S component, whose translation MEKSNKLTGKDLINVGIYTAMTLVIFFVIGLLTALPVVYPFLFIIWPVVCGIPMMLYYTKIKKIGMLTITGIISGIFFYLIGYGWIGLVGWILGGILSDLVLKAGHYQSFKVTALSYACFCLGIMGCPANLWLAGESYWENIHSSMGDQYASTLQSLMPSWMLYVGFALLFVGGILGALLGRKMLKKHFERAGIV comes from the coding sequence ATGGAAAAAAGCAACAAACTTACAGGTAAGGATTTAATCAATGTCGGTATTTATACCGCAATGACCCTTGTAATATTCTTTGTTATTGGACTACTGACAGCTCTACCGGTAGTCTACCCGTTCCTGTTTATCATTTGGCCGGTTGTTTGTGGTATTCCAATGATGCTGTACTATACTAAAATCAAAAAAATTGGTATGTTGACCATCACCGGAATTATAAGTGGAATTTTCTTTTACCTTATTGGCTACGGTTGGATTGGCTTGGTTGGCTGGATTTTGGGCGGCATTCTAAGCGATCTTGTTCTGAAAGCCGGTCACTATCAGAGCTTTAAGGTTACCGCACTGAGCTATGCGTGCTTTTGTCTTGGAATCATGGGCTGCCCTGCTAACCTCTGGCTTGCCGGTGAGTCATATTGGGAGAACATTCACAGCTCTATGGGGGATCAGTATGCAAGTACCTTACAGTCGCTGATGCCCTCCTGGATGTTGTATGTAGGTTTTGCGCTGTTGTTTGTGGGCGGTATCCTGGGCGCATTACTTGGACGCAAAATGCTGAAAAAGCATTTTGAGAGAGCTGGGATTGTCTGA
- a CDS encoding TraX family protein: MIQKGFNSFQIKIIALVLMVFDHIHYTFVGVLPIPMWFTILGRLSAPLFIFATANGMRYTRNPVKYLMRLWAGSVFMIFGNTLIESYFPLPNGGAIMNNIFSTLFIICLIIFSIQRISICRKENRPFLQYIFLMLVPVFSSIIIFMTISNPDLFFIGKWIMTFVPSIVFCEGGFVLVGLGVGLYLCNQDKKKIGIFYFLLSLLLFVMGYNPEVGVESMFLHNIQWYMVFALPFMLLYNKQKGRGMKYFFYGFYPAHIYILAILANIIF; encoded by the coding sequence ATGATACAAAAAGGATTCAATAGTTTTCAGATTAAAATAATAGCTTTGGTGCTGATGGTATTCGACCATATTCACTATACTTTTGTAGGTGTTTTACCCATTCCCATGTGGTTTACAATACTGGGCAGACTATCAGCCCCTCTGTTTATTTTTGCCACGGCCAATGGTATGAGGTATACAAGAAATCCGGTAAAATATTTAATGCGTTTGTGGGCCGGATCTGTATTTATGATTTTTGGCAATACGCTGATTGAGAGTTACTTCCCATTGCCAAATGGCGGGGCTATCATGAATAATATTTTTTCTACGTTATTTATAATATGCCTGATCATATTCAGTATTCAGCGGATTTCCATATGCAGGAAAGAGAACCGTCCGTTTTTGCAATATATATTTTTAATGCTTGTTCCTGTTTTCAGCAGTATCATAATTTTTATGACCATATCTAATCCAGACTTATTCTTTATAGGAAAATGGATAATGACCTTTGTTCCCTCCATCGTATTCTGTGAAGGCGGTTTTGTGCTGGTAGGTTTAGGCGTTGGATTATATTTATGCAACCAGGATAAAAAGAAAATAGGTATCTTTTATTTTCTGCTCAGCCTTTTGCTCTTTGTAATGGGATATAATCCCGAGGTCGGTGTGGAAAGTATGTTTTTGCATAATATTCAGTGGTATATGGTATTTGCTTTGCCGTTTATGCTGCTTTACAATAAGCAGAAGGGCCGTGGAATGAAATATTTCTTTTATGGCTTTTATCCGGCCCATATTTATATTTTAGCGATTTTAGCCAATATTATTTTTTAA
- a CDS encoding biosynthetic peptidoglycan transglycosylase — MKNKIIMISILSLAVISFLMGIVKISPMVSAGYEMYKAATETISVPDRIEELKQQDGYITFDEIPEEYKAQVLQSEDKRFYYHFGFDPIATARAMANNIIAGSFVQGGSTITQQLAKNMYFSFEKKYERKVAELFVSVHLERELTKDEILELYCNIAYYGEGCYGLKQAANHYYGVEPFELTNTQIKALVWTIKSPNNYNPNAYKGIPV, encoded by the coding sequence ATGAAAAATAAAATAATCATGATCAGTATATTGTCACTTGCTGTCATCAGCTTCCTTATGGGTATTGTAAAAATATCTCCTATGGTTTCTGCCGGATATGAAATGTACAAGGCTGCAACTGAAACCATAAGTGTGCCAGATAGAATTGAGGAACTTAAACAGCAGGATGGTTATATCACATTTGATGAGATACCGGAAGAATACAAAGCGCAGGTGTTACAATCCGAAGACAAACGTTTTTATTATCATTTTGGCTTTGATCCCATTGCCACGGCAAGGGCCATGGCAAATAATATAATTGCGGGAAGCTTTGTGCAAGGGGGGAGCACCATTACCCAGCAGCTTGCAAAAAATATGTACTTTTCTTTTGAAAAGAAATATGAACGGAAGGTGGCAGAGCTATTTGTTTCTGTTCATCTTGAAAGAGAACTTACAAAAGATGAAATTCTGGAACTCTATTGTAATATCGCTTACTATGGGGAGGGTTGTTATGGACTGAAACAGGCGGCCAATCATTATTACGGTGTTGAGCCTTTCGAGCTGACAAACACCCAGATCAAAGCACTTGTATGGACGATTAAAAGTCCAAATAACTACAACCCTAATGCTTATAAAGGAATCCCGGTATAA
- a CDS encoding effector binding domain-containing protein, whose translation MKENITIEEIANQSGYSLYHFCRVFNLCMGVSVMEYIRERRLSLAATELFKGRKVVDVAVDYGFETSSGFTKAFRKAFGYTPTQYVERRSGYSDAKGGGPVIVKKPGFKVAGYGIKTDITGAAYTKDIASFWSNYNGENLESKMYKILNPAKHGEVGVYVPLSEDGKAIYLLGVIVDDFSNAGEDMLTVEIPSAEYAVFTTNPVDTTGDWEQKEFAKVIAGTWKYIFEDWFRDSGYVYDERKLDFEFYDERCHHRQDTVMDIYIPVKNIITE comes from the coding sequence ATGAAAGAAAATATTACTATAGAAGAAATTGCGAATCAATCCGGATACTCTCTTTACCATTTTTGCAGGGTTTTCAATCTGTGCATGGGTGTATCTGTCATGGAATATATACGAGAGCGCAGGTTGTCCTTAGCAGCCACGGAACTATTTAAGGGAAGGAAAGTCGTTGATGTTGCTGTGGATTATGGGTTTGAGACCTCCAGCGGCTTTACAAAAGCTTTCCGTAAAGCGTTTGGCTATACTCCCACACAGTATGTGGAACGGAGGTCAGGATATTCTGATGCAAAAGGCGGGGGTCCTGTTATTGTAAAAAAACCTGGATTTAAGGTTGCAGGCTATGGAATTAAAACGGATATTACCGGAGCAGCTTATACAAAGGATATTGCTTCTTTCTGGAGCAACTATAACGGTGAAAATTTAGAAAGTAAAATGTACAAAATTTTAAATCCTGCAAAGCACGGGGAAGTGGGGGTGTATGTTCCTTTATCAGAAGATGGCAAAGCAATCTATCTGTTGGGTGTGATTGTAGATGATTTTTCAAATGCCGGGGAAGATATGCTGACAGTAGAAATTCCAAGTGCCGAGTACGCTGTTTTTACAACCAATCCTGTGGATACTACCGGTGATTGGGAGCAGAAGGAATTTGCAAAGGTTATCGCAGGAACGTGGAAATATATTTTTGAAGATTGGTTTAGAGACAGCGGTTATGTTTACGATGAAAGGAAACTTGATTTTGAATTCTACGATGAACGCTGTCATCATAGGCAGGATACGGTCATGGATATTTATATCCCTGTTAAAAATATAATAACAGAATAA
- a CDS encoding sensor histidine kinase, whose amino-acid sequence MKFSGFLKDKILFLLAQGFIIVFLVLLLDIYHISHYAIILISMTVVIISIGALAYEYLVRSRYYNRLNKTLESMDQKQYIASLLEVPNFAEAEVLCAVLKQVTKAMNDELASYKISQDEYREYIETWIHEIKIPISCIDLICKNNRNDITKRISEETVRVDSYIEQALYYARSKNVASDYSIKRLSLDSLVKAAVKKHSKQLIGCGAQVKLDNLDHTVYADEKWLDFIIGQIIANSIKYKKDALTLCFFASENQENIILFIRDNGIGISESDLLRVFEKGFTGENGRAFAKSTGIGLYLCRELCKKMYLGLEAQSSVGCGTTIKITFPKDRQSFLQ is encoded by the coding sequence ATGAAGTTTTCAGGCTTTTTAAAAGATAAGATTTTGTTTTTACTGGCGCAAGGCTTTATCATTGTTTTTTTAGTGCTGCTGTTAGATATCTACCATATCAGCCATTATGCCATTATACTTATCAGCATGACCGTTGTTATAATTTCCATCGGTGCGCTGGCATACGAATACCTGGTCCGCAGCAGATATTACAATAGATTAAATAAAACACTGGAGTCAATGGATCAGAAGCAGTATATTGCCTCCCTGTTAGAAGTACCTAATTTTGCTGAAGCAGAAGTACTATGTGCGGTTCTTAAACAGGTTACAAAAGCCATGAACGATGAGCTTGCCTCCTATAAGATATCCCAGGATGAATACCGGGAATATATTGAAACATGGATCCACGAGATAAAGATTCCAATTTCCTGCATTGATCTTATCTGTAAAAATAACCGCAATGACATAACAAAGAGAATATCCGAGGAAACGGTACGGGTGGACTCTTATATAGAACAGGCACTTTATTATGCCCGAAGCAAAAATGTAGCGTCCGACTACAGCATTAAAAGGCTTTCCCTTGATAGCTTGGTGAAGGCTGCTGTAAAGAAACATTCCAAACAACTGATAGGGTGCGGCGCACAGGTGAAACTGGACAATCTTGATCATACGGTTTATGCCGATGAAAAGTGGCTTGATTTCATTATTGGACAGATTATTGCAAACAGTATCAAATATAAAAAGGATGCTTTGACTCTATGTTTTTTTGCTTCAGAAAACCAGGAAAATATTATTCTTTTTATCCGGGATAACGGAATTGGTATTTCTGAAAGCGACCTTTTAAGGGTATTTGAAAAGGGATTTACGGGAGAAAACGGAAGAGCATTCGCAAAGTCTACGGGGATCGGGCTATATCTGTGCAGGGAACTCTGTAAAAAGATGTATCTGGGATTAGAAGCCCAGTCATCCGTTGGCTGCGGTACAACAATTAAAATAACATTTCCAAAAGACAGACAGTCTTTCCTGCAGTAA
- a CDS encoding TetR/AcrR family transcriptional regulator, producing MSRDFQQTHENLLVCAKKHFLEFGFERASIREICKDAHVTNGAFYNHFADKEALFGALVDPVVLAVSKIYSDSVEKHFEMARTDELKQLWKLSEETILEIIEYIYTHFDVFQLLLMCSDGTKYADFLDNMVRAEVRETRKLVDELKARGVPIHDLEEDEWHMLIHSYYSSIAEVVMHNYPMPAALKYAHTLAAFFSSGWQTVLGI from the coding sequence ATGTCAAGGGACTTTCAGCAAACTCACGAAAATCTATTGGTTTGTGCAAAGAAACACTTCTTAGAGTTTGGCTTTGAGCGAGCCAGCATCCGGGAGATCTGCAAAGATGCCCATGTGACCAACGGGGCTTTCTACAATCACTTCGCAGATAAGGAGGCGTTGTTCGGCGCTCTGGTAGACCCGGTCGTCCTGGCCGTTTCCAAAATCTATTCTGATTCTGTGGAAAAGCATTTTGAAATGGCAAGAACTGATGAGTTGAAACAACTGTGGAAATTATCAGAAGAAACGATTCTGGAAATTATTGAGTATATCTATACTCATTTTGATGTCTTTCAGTTGTTGCTGATGTGTTCAGATGGCACAAAATATGCGGATTTTTTGGACAATATGGTGCGTGCTGAAGTGCGGGAAACAAGGAAATTGGTTGATGAGCTAAAAGCAAGAGGTGTTCCAATCCATGACTTGGAGGAAGATGAGTGGCATATGCTGATTCACTCTTACTATTCTTCCATCGCTGAAGTCGTTATGCACAACTACCCAATGCCGGCAGCCCTTAAATACGCTCATACCTTAGCTGCATTTTTCAGTTCCGGCTGGCAAACCGTTTTGGGGATCTGA
- a CDS encoding coenzyme F420-0:L-glutamate ligase, whose product MERLIGTVSRGVRAPIIRQGDDIAEIVISSVINAAKSENFELRDRDVVAATEAIVARAQGNYATVDQIAADIKNKFGNETIGIVFPILSRNRFSICLKGIARGAKKIVIMLSYPSDEVGNHLIDLDALDEKGINPWTDILTEAQYRELFGYRKHTFTGVDYIEYYKELIQKEGCEVEVILANDCRTILNYTKHVLSCDIHTRFRTKRLLKAANAETVFGLDDILTASVDGSGYNENYGLLGSNKATEDTVKLFPRNCDPIVKRIQDGLLERTGRHIEVMIYGDGAFKDPMGKIWELADPVVSPAYTEGLEGQPNEVKLKYLADNDFADLSGAELKAAISNYIQSKDNNLVGSMVSQGTTPRRLTDLIGSLCDLTSGSGDKGTPIVLVQGYFDNYTK is encoded by the coding sequence ATGGAAAGATTAATAGGAACTGTTTCAAGAGGTGTACGTGCTCCCATTATCCGGCAGGGAGACGACATTGCTGAAATAGTTATTTCAAGTGTAATTAATGCAGCAAAAAGTGAAAATTTTGAATTGCGTGACCGAGATGTTGTCGCTGCTACCGAGGCCATTGTTGCCCGCGCTCAGGGAAACTATGCTACTGTTGATCAAATAGCTGCTGATATTAAAAATAAATTCGGTAATGAAACCATTGGTATTGTATTCCCTATTTTAAGCCGTAACCGTTTTTCCATTTGTCTTAAGGGCATTGCAAGAGGGGCTAAAAAGATCGTGATCATGTTAAGCTATCCTTCCGATGAGGTAGGCAATCACCTGATCGATCTTGATGCTTTGGATGAAAAGGGCATTAATCCCTGGACTGATATTTTAACAGAGGCACAATACCGTGAACTTTTTGGCTACCGTAAGCACACCTTTACCGGAGTTGATTATATTGAATACTATAAGGAGCTTATCCAAAAGGAAGGCTGCGAGGTAGAAGTTATTCTTGCAAATGACTGCCGGACAATCTTAAATTATACAAAGCATGTTCTTAGCTGCGATATTCATACCCGTTTTAGAACAAAACGTTTATTAAAAGCTGCCAATGCAGAGACCGTGTTTGGTCTTGATGATATCTTAACCGCATCTGTTGATGGCAGTGGATACAATGAAAATTATGGCTTGCTTGGCAGCAATAAAGCGACCGAAGACACTGTTAAGCTGTTCCCCCGCAATTGCGACCCAATTGTTAAAAGGATTCAGGATGGCCTTCTTGAAAGGACTGGAAGGCATATTGAAGTTATGATTTATGGTGACGGCGCTTTCAAAGATCCTATGGGTAAAATTTGGGAATTGGCTGATCCGGTGGTTTCTCCGGCATATACAGAAGGTCTGGAAGGCCAGCCCAATGAAGTGAAATTAAAATATCTTGCTGATAACGATTTTGCTGATTTAAGCGGAGCGGAATTAAAGGCTGCCATTTCAAATTATATTCAGAGCAAGGACAACAATTTAGTCGGCAGCATGGTATCTCAGGGAACTACCCCCCGCCGCTTAACTGACTTAATCGGCTCCCTCTGTGACCTTACTTCCGGAAGCGGTGACAAAGGAACACCTATCGTATTAGTGCAGGGCTACTTCGATAATTACACCAAATAA
- a CDS encoding class I SAM-dependent methyltransferase — MLSYYGRLSSEVYDMDKPVGRSFGDIEFYADRLKSCRGPVLEPATGTGRILIPLLEKGFHVEGFDSSKDMLRICHENCKKRGLNPKLFEAKMESFSLDTKYGAIIVPTGTFLLLYKREDSIKALQNFYEHLSDGGRLIVDIFLQKDISTEIVSTRTWECPSGDIITLENKIVEVDYINQYTISHGRYEKWREGTLVQTELECFPLRWYGVEEFRLVLESIGFKDIVISSDYKLGTYPSASEEIITFEAAVAK; from the coding sequence ATGTTAAGCTATTATGGAAGATTGTCTTCAGAAGTGTATGATATGGATAAGCCTGTGGGCCGATCTTTTGGAGATATAGAATTTTATGCGGATAGGTTAAAGTCGTGTAGGGGGCCGGTTCTTGAACCTGCAACCGGAACCGGACGCATATTGATTCCTCTTTTGGAAAAAGGCTTCCATGTTGAAGGCTTTGACAGTTCAAAGGATATGCTGCGTATCTGTCATGAGAACTGTAAAAAAAGGGGCCTGAATCCTAAACTTTTTGAGGCAAAGATGGAATCTTTTTCACTGGATACAAAATATGGGGCTATTATTGTGCCGACGGGAACATTTCTGTTATTATATAAAAGGGAAGACTCCATAAAAGCGTTACAAAACTTTTATGAGCATCTATCCGACGGCGGCCGTTTAATCGTTGATATCTTTTTGCAAAAGGATATCTCAACAGAGATTGTTTCCACAAGAACCTGGGAGTGCCCCAGTGGAGACATCATTACATTAGAAAATAAAATTGTAGAGGTTGATTATATCAATCAATATACAATTTCCCATGGACGATATGAAAAGTGGCGTGAGGGTACCCTTGTACAGACGGAATTAGAGTGTTTTCCGTTACGGTGGTATGGAGTAGAAGAGTTTCGATTAGTACTTGAAAGCATTGGATTTAAAGATATTGTGATTTCTTCTGATTATAAATTGGGAACATATCCATCAGCTTCCGAAGAAATCATCACTTTTGAGGCTGCAGTTGCTAAATAA
- a CDS encoding energy-coupling factor ABC transporter ATP-binding protein: MIELKNVSFTYENGESGNSLQNIDLTVKDGETILLCGESGCGKTTLTRLVNGLIPHYYQGNLIGEVLLDGQELKEYPLYEIAKRVGSVFQNPRTQFYNVETTNEIVFGCENMALPVSDMLKRLKETTRNLKLEKLLDRSLFALSGGEKQKIACASADTIHPEIFVLDEPSSNLDIGAIEDLIGVIQHWQAKKKTIIVAEHRLYYLVPYADRIIYMKHGTICREFTRQELQTLRPEELQAMGLRALDPFHLQPEAAAKPDAPTLLIRNFFFTYEKHSPANVDIPALILPQGEIIGIIGNNGAGKSTFARCLCGLDKKAKGTLELNGTVYDRKKRLHASYMVMQDVNHQLFTEDVLDELLLSMDGKDEERDTAQANKILSSLDLLDKVKLHPMSLSGGEKQRVAIGSAIASSKEVMVFDEPTSGLDYRHMIEVSENLNRLKAMGKSLFLITHDPELIYKCCTYLLFIENGKVLWHRTMDHEAVTLLQTFFSHEANPPLPPV, translated from the coding sequence ATGATAGAACTAAAGAATGTTTCTTTTACATACGAAAATGGAGAATCTGGAAACAGCCTCCAAAATATCGACTTGACGGTCAAGGACGGGGAAACAATCCTGCTCTGCGGGGAATCCGGCTGCGGTAAAACGACCCTGACCCGGCTGGTAAACGGGTTAATTCCACATTACTACCAGGGAAACCTAATCGGGGAAGTGCTGCTGGATGGACAGGAATTAAAAGAATATCCTCTGTATGAAATTGCCAAGCGGGTGGGGTCGGTATTTCAAAATCCCCGGACCCAGTTTTACAATGTGGAGACTACCAATGAAATCGTGTTCGGCTGCGAGAACATGGCTTTGCCAGTTTCGGATATGCTAAAGAGGCTGAAAGAAACCACGAGAAACCTCAAGCTGGAGAAACTATTAGATCGGAGCCTGTTTGCCCTTTCCGGTGGCGAAAAGCAAAAAATCGCTTGTGCATCAGCAGACACAATTCACCCTGAAATTTTTGTTTTGGATGAACCATCTTCCAATTTGGATATTGGTGCCATAGAAGATTTAATTGGTGTTATTCAGCATTGGCAAGCTAAGAAAAAGACGATCATCGTGGCAGAACACCGCCTATATTACCTTGTCCCATATGCTGACCGCATTATTTACATGAAACATGGGACCATCTGCCGGGAGTTCACCCGGCAGGAACTCCAGACATTAAGACCAGAGGAATTGCAGGCGATGGGGCTGCGGGCGCTTGATCCATTTCACCTTCAACCTGAAGCTGCTGCAAAACCAGATGCGCCAACTCTGCTCATCAGGAATTTCTTTTTTACTTATGAAAAGCATAGCCCTGCTAATGTAGATATTCCCGCTTTAATCCTGCCCCAAGGCGAGATTATCGGCATCATTGGGAACAACGGTGCGGGCAAATCAACCTTTGCCCGGTGCTTATGCGGCCTGGATAAAAAGGCGAAAGGAACTCTGGAACTAAACGGCACTGTGTATGACAGGAAAAAGCGCCTCCATGCTTCCTATATGGTTATGCAGGATGTGAACCACCAACTGTTCACAGAGGATGTGCTGGACGAACTGTTGTTGAGCATGGATGGTAAAGATGAGGAAAGGGACACTGCACAAGCCAATAAGATTTTATCCAGTCTCGATTTGCTGGATAAAGTAAAGCTGCATCCTATGTCTTTGTCTGGCGGTGAAAAACAGCGGGTAGCTATTGGCAGTGCCATCGCCTCCAGCAAAGAAGTTATGGTGTTTGACGAGCCTACCAGCGGCCTTGATTATCGGCACATGATTGAGGTTTCCGAAAATCTGAATCGCTTGAAAGCAATGGGGAAAAGTCTGTTTTTGATTACCCATGATCCGGAACTGATTTATAAATGTTGTACCTATTTGTTGTTTATTGAGAATGGCAAGGTGCTGTGGCACCGGACCATGGATCATGAAGCGGTTACACTTTTGCAAACCTTCTTTTCCCATGAAGCTAACCCGCCGCTCCCGCCCGTCTAA
- a CDS encoding GNAT family protein, whose protein sequence is MNVIIRPIEAKDAESLWQMMSALDAETKFMMYEPNERKKNIDRIKSTINDAITEDNLFLAAEADHEIVGYISAQKGILRRVKHSAYIVVGIRASYQRQGIGTSFFKQLDKWANEKGVTRLQLTVMCNNDAAKHLYEKNGFTVEGIKKNSMIVDGTYVDEYYMAKLL, encoded by the coding sequence ATGAATGTTATCATCAGACCGATTGAAGCAAAGGACGCAGAATCCCTTTGGCAAATGATGTCCGCACTTGATGCTGAGACGAAATTTATGATGTACGAGCCAAATGAACGAAAGAAAAATATAGATAGAATAAAATCCACCATCAATGATGCCATAACAGAGGATAATCTGTTTTTAGCTGCCGAAGCAGATCATGAAATTGTTGGATATATATCTGCACAAAAAGGCATTTTAAGAAGGGTAAAACATTCTGCTTATATCGTTGTTGGGATTCGTGCATCCTATCAACGGCAGGGGATCGGTACCTCATTTTTCAAGCAGCTTGATAAGTGGGCCAATGAGAAAGGGGTCACCAGACTTCAATTAACGGTAATGTGTAACAATGATGCTGCGAAACACCTTTACGAAAAAAATGGATTTACAGTTGAAGGAATAAAGAAAAATTCCATGATTGTGGATGGAACATATGTAGACGAATATTATATGGCTAAACTATTATAA